The Siniperca chuatsi isolate FFG_IHB_CAS linkage group LG9, ASM2008510v1, whole genome shotgun sequence genome includes a region encoding these proteins:
- the LOC122882192 gene encoding cingulin isoform X4 — MVQSQRSFRRGWAGRLHPRQSMSTPSSGRKTPVDCGVQIRFINDLYDTGGGQPGSQPKTKAPTSKYGVAVRVQGIAGQPYVVLKDGKKGDSYGVQLRTQYPSGHSSLPRRREKAEPGTQGADGGGGQGGALRRAQSQGSLLDRDGEGGADSVDFQLSRPPGDGKSGSYGNLDGGIGVRGEREQVLRVGGREGDMERNMWDGSYKAGLNGSMGSVRSTQSYPDPPQQTNEVHPNQRQTPVNSLINRFDGGNTGGQQRGLLPAQQDPRATSPLLTPNPYTSPPSSTHSSLGRSQAAVTKFPGHSANQWTSPGRYAAVEMPQASLTEAQGQSAEMSGEEDQVMQTIYNILRQGTNESDVVIKHKVKVIFQKIQNLKQPKERPQEKWMLEKRELERKMAELQTALQEERRDSVSNSDPALKAELESCLDENLQLREMLDRKKKELNDTQSELTQLRMDRENAEARVREMEDHLAELQDELRRENGNKTDLMSYQAQLMEVCQLKQKLEETLRQRERELTALKGALKEEVATHDKEIEVLREQYSADMEKLRSSMEQVSQSHAGIEAERLRVNASVRSLQQQLEDCRDESSHWMEQFHATRDELRTTKQEEPPSSPETQLLQARLEKEEFEEELKELQEKVSTMKQQIPDPSHTQTLNQELQRCNAELQKAKSEVEKQRTEFDKKVMEVISIKKAHQNQEAELKYETDRLKDQLQRVREDFAKAQEKNKRLPDPAIISELEQKLDETRSEASQLKETLSLAEEELEASKARLNRAQMDVKSLQDAKQEQEEANTRLKEKFSRLESQLQINATESSEAELALHTEVRGLRSELDEIKRKASRLSQEHRELSLRLEDTEKDKETLKQTINQLEETKRQQERALEKLNKEYESLTVSSREEVQALRVQQEEQRERARKEMQEAQRHGNEAQSELERSHINLRRLEEEMSRQKKELLLVCEERDNHQLDKELLTNRMCHLEGEIVASKNSHNEKTREIRILEDKLKRMELELEEEKNSVEMLTDRVARSRDQIDQLRSELMQERSSKQDLELDKNAMERHLKELRSRVADMEGQSRSSAGVSQLENKIQELEERLRSEEREKTSVLASQRRLERKLKELNITLDEERQTHIEQRDQLALRVKALKRQVDEGETELERIDGMRRKAQRDMEEQMELKEALQTRVTALETDLKRKTQAAMRPLLDSSALSSDDDDSLYDPSTITSILTESNLQTSSC, encoded by the exons CATGAGCACACCATCTTCAGGTCGGAAGACCCCAGTGGACTGTGGTGTCCAGATCCGCTTCATCAATGACCTCTATGACACTGGCGGTGGGCAGCCTGGGTCCCAGCCCAAGACCAAGGCCCCCACCTCCAAGTACGGTGTAGCGGTCAGGGTGCAGGGTATTGCTGGCCAGCCATATGTGGTCCTGAAGGATGGAAAGAAAGGCGACTCGTATGGGGTCCAGCTCAGGACCCAGTACCCCTCTGGTCACAGCAGCCTTCCACggaggagagagaaggcagAGCCAGGAACACAGGGggcagatggaggaggagggcagggaGGCGCACTACGCCGAGCCCAGTCCCAGGGCTCGCTACTGGACagggatggagagggaggggcAGACAGTGTCGATTTTCAGTTGTCTAGGCCACCAGGGGATGGGAAGTCTGGTAGTTATGGAAATCTGGATGGAGGAATTGGAgtaagaggggagagagagcaggttCTGCGTGTCGGTGGTAGAGAGGGCGACATGGAAAGGAATATGTGGGATGGTTCGTACAAAGCAGGGCTTAACGGGTCAATGGGGTCAGTGAGGAGCACTCAGTCCTACCCTGACCCTCCTCAGCAAACAAATGAGGTTCACCCTAATCAGAGACAGACTCCTGTCAACAGTCTAATAAACAGGTTTGATGGTGGTAATACTGGAGGCCAACAGAGAGGACTCCTTCCTGCACAACAAGATCCCAGAGCTacatctcctctcctcacccccAACCCCTACACCTCACCTCCGTCCTCAACTCACAGCAGCTTGGGACGCAGCCAGGCCGCTGTCACCAAATTTCCTGGACACTCCGCTAATCAGTGGACTTCGCCAGGGAGATATGCCGCTGTGGAGATGCCGCAGGCCAGTCTGACTGAGGCACAA GGTCAGAGTGCAGAGATGAGCGGTGAGGAGGACCAGGTCATGCAGACTATATACAACATCCTGAGACAAGG GACCAACGAGAGTGATGTTGTCATCAAACACAAAGTCAAGGTCATCTTTCAGAAAATTCAGAATCTAAAG CAGCCCAAAGAAAGACCCCAGGAAAAGTGGATGTTGGAAAAGAGGGAGCTTGAAAGAAAGATGGCTGAACTACAAACTGCCCTGCAGGAGGAAAGAAGG GACTCTGTTAGCAATTCTGATCCTGCTCTGAAAGCTGAGCTGGAGTCCTGTCTGGATGAAAATCTGCAGCTCCGGGAGATGCTGGACCGGAAGAAAAAAGAATTGAATGACACACAATCAGA GCTGACTCAGCTGCGTATGGATAGGGAGAACGCAGAGGCACGGGTCAGAGAAATGGAGGACCATCTGGCTGAGCTTCAGGATGAATTGAGAAGAGAGAATGGCAACAAGACG GACCTGATGTCTTATCAAGCACAGCTGATGGAGGTATGCCAGCTGAAACAGAAGCTGGAGGAGACgctaagacagagagagagggagctaaCGGCTCTCAAAGGAGCTCTGAAGGAGGAGGTGGCCACACATGACAAAGAGATCGAGGTGCTCCGAGAGCAGTACAGTGCTGACATGGAGAAGCTCCGCAGCAGCATGGAGCAGGTGTCTCAg TCTCACGCAGGGATTGAGGCAGAGCGGTTGCGTGTAAATGCATCAGTTCGCTCCCTACAGCAGCAGTTGGAAGACTGTAGAGACGAGAGTAGCCACTGGATGGAGCAGTTTCACGCCACCAGAGACGAACTTCGAACAACTAAACAAGA AGAGCCACCCAGCAGCCCTGAAACACA ACTCCTGCAAGCCCGTCTGGAAAAAGAGGAGTTTGAGGAGGAACTAAAGGAGCTCCAGGAGAAAGTGAGCACCATGAAACAACAGATACCAGACCCTAGccacacacagactctcaaTCAG GAACTTCAGCGATGCAATGCTGAACTACAGAAGGCCAAGTCTGAAGTAGAGAAGCAGAGGACGGAGTTTGACAAGAAAGTCATGGAGGTCATCTCCATAAAAAAAGCTCACCAGAACCAGGAGGCAGAACTTAAGTATGAGACTGACAGGCTAAAGGACCAATTacagagagtcagagaggaTTTTGCCAAAGCGCAGGAGAAAAACAAACGG CTCCCAGACCCAGCCATCATCTCAGAGCTGGAGCAGAAGCTTGATGAGACACGTAGTGAAGCTAGCCAGCTCAAAGAGACACTCTCATTAGCTGAGGAGGAACTGGAGGCCAGTAAAGCTCGTCTCAATAGAGCTCAGATGGACGTTAAATCGTTGCAAGATGCcaagcaggagcaggaggaggccAACACACGTCTCAAAGAGAAATTCTCACGGTTAGAG TCTCAGCTGCAAATCAATGCCACAGAGAGCTCAGAGGCAGAGCTCGCCCTCCACACTGAGGTGAGAGGGCTGAGATCTGAGCTAGATGAGATCAAGAGAAAGGCTTCCAGACTGAGCCAGGAGCACCGTGAACTTAGCCTGCGTCTGGAGGATACggagaaagacaaggagacACTCAAACAGACCATCAACCAGCTGGAAGAGACCAAACGACAGCAGGAGAGAGCTCTGGAAAAACTCAACAAAGAG TATGAGTCTCTGACCGTGTCCTCAAGAGAGGAGGTGCAGGCTCTCAGGGttcagcaggaggagcagagagagagagcacgcAAGGAAATGCAGGAGGCGCAACGTCACGGAAACGAAGCTCAGAGTGAACTGGAAAGAAGTCATATAAATCTAAGGAGACTGGAGgaagaa ATGTCGCGACAGAAAAAGGAGCTTCTGCTTGtatgtgaggagagagacaaccACCAGCTGGATAAAGAGCTTCTCACCAACAGAATGTGCCACCTTGAGGGAGAGATAGTTGCCAGCAAAAACAGCCACAATGAGAAAACCCGGGAGATTCGCATCCTGGAG GACAAGCTGAAGCGTATGGAgttggagctggaggaggagaaaaacagcGTGGAGATGCTAACAGACCGAGTGGCCAGGAGCAGAGACCAGATCGATCAGCTCCGCTCTGAGCTCATGCAGGAGAGATCTTCTAAACAGGACCTGGAGCTGGACAAGAACGCCATGGAgagacat ctgaaggAGCTGAGGAGTCGTGTGGCTGACATGGAGGGCCAGTCTCGCTCCTCAGCAGGAGTCTCCCAGCTGGAGAACAAGATCCAGGAGCTGGAAGAACGCCTACGGAGTGAGGAAAG GGAGAAGACCTCTGTGTTGGCGTCTCAACGACGTCTGGAGAGGAAACTGAAAGAACTCAACATAACGCTGGATGAGGAAAGACAAACGCACATTGAACAGAGAGACCAG CTTGCTCTGAGAGTGAAAGCTCTAAAGAGGCAGGTGgatgaaggagagacagagctgGAAAGGATAGATGGAATGAGGAGAAAGGCTCAGAGAGACATGGAGGAACAGATGGAGCTCAAAGAGGCCTTGCAGACCAGAGTCACAGCACTGGAAACTGATCTCAA GAGAAAAACCCAGGCAGCAATGCGCCCACTTTTGGATTCATCAGCCCTCAGCTCAGATGACGACGACAGCCTGTATGATCcctccaccatcacctccatccTCACTGAGAGCAACCTCCAGACCAGCTCCTGTTAA
- the LOC122882192 gene encoding cingulin isoform X1 — MVQSQRSFRRGWAGRLHPRQSMSTPSSGRKTPVDCGVQIRFINDLYDTGGGQPGSQPKTKAPTSKYGVAVRVQGIAGQPYVVLKDGKKGDSYGVQLRTQYPSGHSSLPRRREKAEPGTQGADGGGGQGGALRRAQSQGSLLDRDGEGGADSVDFQLSRPPGDGKSGSYGNLDGGIGVRGEREQVLRVGGREGDMERNMWDGSYKAGLNGSMGSVRSTQSYPDPPQQTNEVHPNQRQTPVNSLINRFDGGNTGGQQRGLLPAQQDPRATSPLLTPNPYTSPPSSTHSSLGRSQAAVTKFPGHSANQWTSPGRYAAVEMPQASLTEAQVTPDLLLDQGQSAEMSGEEDQVMQTIYNILRQGTNESDVVIKHKVKVIFQKIQNLKQPKERPQEKWMLEKRELERKMAELQTALQEERRDSVSNSDPALKAELESCLDENLQLREMLDRKKKELNDTQSELTQLRMDRENAEARVREMEDHLAELQDELRRENGNKTDLMSYQAQLMEVCQLKQKLEETLRQRERELTALKGALKEEVATHDKEIEVLREQYSADMEKLRSSMEQVSQSHAGIEAERLRVNASVRSLQQQLEDCRDESSHWMEQFHATRDELRTTKQEEPPSSPETQLLQARLEKEEFEEELKELQEKVSTMKQQIPDPSHTQTLNQELQRCNAELQKAKSEVEKQRTEFDKKVMEVISIKKAHQNQEAELKYETDRLKDQLQRVREDFAKAQEKNKRLPDPAIISELEQKLDETRSEASQLKETLSLAEEELEASKARLNRAQMDVKSLQDAKQEQEEANTRLKEKFSRLESQLQINATESSEAELALHTEVRGLRSELDEIKRKASRLSQEHRELSLRLEDTEKDKETLKQTINQLEETKRQQERALEKLNKEYESLTVSSREEVQALRVQQEEQRERARKEMQEAQRHGNEAQSELERSHINLRRLEEEMSRQKKELLLVCEERDNHQLDKELLTNRMCHLEGEIVASKNSHNEKTREIRILEDKLKRMELELEEEKNSVEMLTDRVARSRDQIDQLRSELMQERSSKQDLELDKNAMERHLKELRSRVADMEGQSRSSAGVSQLENKIQELEERLRSEEREKTSVLASQRRLERKLKELNITLDEERQTHIEQRDQLALRVKALKRQVDEGETELERIDGMRRKAQRDMEEQMELKEALQTRVTALETDLKRKTQAAMRPLLDSSALSSDDDDSLYDPSTITSILTESNLQTSSC; from the exons CATGAGCACACCATCTTCAGGTCGGAAGACCCCAGTGGACTGTGGTGTCCAGATCCGCTTCATCAATGACCTCTATGACACTGGCGGTGGGCAGCCTGGGTCCCAGCCCAAGACCAAGGCCCCCACCTCCAAGTACGGTGTAGCGGTCAGGGTGCAGGGTATTGCTGGCCAGCCATATGTGGTCCTGAAGGATGGAAAGAAAGGCGACTCGTATGGGGTCCAGCTCAGGACCCAGTACCCCTCTGGTCACAGCAGCCTTCCACggaggagagagaaggcagAGCCAGGAACACAGGGggcagatggaggaggagggcagggaGGCGCACTACGCCGAGCCCAGTCCCAGGGCTCGCTACTGGACagggatggagagggaggggcAGACAGTGTCGATTTTCAGTTGTCTAGGCCACCAGGGGATGGGAAGTCTGGTAGTTATGGAAATCTGGATGGAGGAATTGGAgtaagaggggagagagagcaggttCTGCGTGTCGGTGGTAGAGAGGGCGACATGGAAAGGAATATGTGGGATGGTTCGTACAAAGCAGGGCTTAACGGGTCAATGGGGTCAGTGAGGAGCACTCAGTCCTACCCTGACCCTCCTCAGCAAACAAATGAGGTTCACCCTAATCAGAGACAGACTCCTGTCAACAGTCTAATAAACAGGTTTGATGGTGGTAATACTGGAGGCCAACAGAGAGGACTCCTTCCTGCACAACAAGATCCCAGAGCTacatctcctctcctcacccccAACCCCTACACCTCACCTCCGTCCTCAACTCACAGCAGCTTGGGACGCAGCCAGGCCGCTGTCACCAAATTTCCTGGACACTCCGCTAATCAGTGGACTTCGCCAGGGAGATATGCCGCTGTGGAGATGCCGCAGGCCAGTCTGACTGAGGCACAA GTGACTCCTGACCTTTTGCTGGACCAGGGTCAGAGTGCAGAGATGAGCGGTGAGGAGGACCAGGTCATGCAGACTATATACAACATCCTGAGACAAGG GACCAACGAGAGTGATGTTGTCATCAAACACAAAGTCAAGGTCATCTTTCAGAAAATTCAGAATCTAAAG CAGCCCAAAGAAAGACCCCAGGAAAAGTGGATGTTGGAAAAGAGGGAGCTTGAAAGAAAGATGGCTGAACTACAAACTGCCCTGCAGGAGGAAAGAAGG GACTCTGTTAGCAATTCTGATCCTGCTCTGAAAGCTGAGCTGGAGTCCTGTCTGGATGAAAATCTGCAGCTCCGGGAGATGCTGGACCGGAAGAAAAAAGAATTGAATGACACACAATCAGA GCTGACTCAGCTGCGTATGGATAGGGAGAACGCAGAGGCACGGGTCAGAGAAATGGAGGACCATCTGGCTGAGCTTCAGGATGAATTGAGAAGAGAGAATGGCAACAAGACG GACCTGATGTCTTATCAAGCACAGCTGATGGAGGTATGCCAGCTGAAACAGAAGCTGGAGGAGACgctaagacagagagagagggagctaaCGGCTCTCAAAGGAGCTCTGAAGGAGGAGGTGGCCACACATGACAAAGAGATCGAGGTGCTCCGAGAGCAGTACAGTGCTGACATGGAGAAGCTCCGCAGCAGCATGGAGCAGGTGTCTCAg TCTCACGCAGGGATTGAGGCAGAGCGGTTGCGTGTAAATGCATCAGTTCGCTCCCTACAGCAGCAGTTGGAAGACTGTAGAGACGAGAGTAGCCACTGGATGGAGCAGTTTCACGCCACCAGAGACGAACTTCGAACAACTAAACAAGA AGAGCCACCCAGCAGCCCTGAAACACA ACTCCTGCAAGCCCGTCTGGAAAAAGAGGAGTTTGAGGAGGAACTAAAGGAGCTCCAGGAGAAAGTGAGCACCATGAAACAACAGATACCAGACCCTAGccacacacagactctcaaTCAG GAACTTCAGCGATGCAATGCTGAACTACAGAAGGCCAAGTCTGAAGTAGAGAAGCAGAGGACGGAGTTTGACAAGAAAGTCATGGAGGTCATCTCCATAAAAAAAGCTCACCAGAACCAGGAGGCAGAACTTAAGTATGAGACTGACAGGCTAAAGGACCAATTacagagagtcagagaggaTTTTGCCAAAGCGCAGGAGAAAAACAAACGG CTCCCAGACCCAGCCATCATCTCAGAGCTGGAGCAGAAGCTTGATGAGACACGTAGTGAAGCTAGCCAGCTCAAAGAGACACTCTCATTAGCTGAGGAGGAACTGGAGGCCAGTAAAGCTCGTCTCAATAGAGCTCAGATGGACGTTAAATCGTTGCAAGATGCcaagcaggagcaggaggaggccAACACACGTCTCAAAGAGAAATTCTCACGGTTAGAG TCTCAGCTGCAAATCAATGCCACAGAGAGCTCAGAGGCAGAGCTCGCCCTCCACACTGAGGTGAGAGGGCTGAGATCTGAGCTAGATGAGATCAAGAGAAAGGCTTCCAGACTGAGCCAGGAGCACCGTGAACTTAGCCTGCGTCTGGAGGATACggagaaagacaaggagacACTCAAACAGACCATCAACCAGCTGGAAGAGACCAAACGACAGCAGGAGAGAGCTCTGGAAAAACTCAACAAAGAG TATGAGTCTCTGACCGTGTCCTCAAGAGAGGAGGTGCAGGCTCTCAGGGttcagcaggaggagcagagagagagagcacgcAAGGAAATGCAGGAGGCGCAACGTCACGGAAACGAAGCTCAGAGTGAACTGGAAAGAAGTCATATAAATCTAAGGAGACTGGAGgaagaa ATGTCGCGACAGAAAAAGGAGCTTCTGCTTGtatgtgaggagagagacaaccACCAGCTGGATAAAGAGCTTCTCACCAACAGAATGTGCCACCTTGAGGGAGAGATAGTTGCCAGCAAAAACAGCCACAATGAGAAAACCCGGGAGATTCGCATCCTGGAG GACAAGCTGAAGCGTATGGAgttggagctggaggaggagaaaaacagcGTGGAGATGCTAACAGACCGAGTGGCCAGGAGCAGAGACCAGATCGATCAGCTCCGCTCTGAGCTCATGCAGGAGAGATCTTCTAAACAGGACCTGGAGCTGGACAAGAACGCCATGGAgagacat ctgaaggAGCTGAGGAGTCGTGTGGCTGACATGGAGGGCCAGTCTCGCTCCTCAGCAGGAGTCTCCCAGCTGGAGAACAAGATCCAGGAGCTGGAAGAACGCCTACGGAGTGAGGAAAG GGAGAAGACCTCTGTGTTGGCGTCTCAACGACGTCTGGAGAGGAAACTGAAAGAACTCAACATAACGCTGGATGAGGAAAGACAAACGCACATTGAACAGAGAGACCAG CTTGCTCTGAGAGTGAAAGCTCTAAAGAGGCAGGTGgatgaaggagagacagagctgGAAAGGATAGATGGAATGAGGAGAAAGGCTCAGAGAGACATGGAGGAACAGATGGAGCTCAAAGAGGCCTTGCAGACCAGAGTCACAGCACTGGAAACTGATCTCAA GAGAAAAACCCAGGCAGCAATGCGCCCACTTTTGGATTCATCAGCCCTCAGCTCAGATGACGACGACAGCCTGTATGATCcctccaccatcacctccatccTCACTGAGAGCAACCTCCAGACCAGCTCCTGTTAA
- the LOC122882192 gene encoding cingulin isoform X3, whose amino-acid sequence MVQSQRSFRRGWAGRLHPRQSMSTPSSGRKTPVDCGVQIRFINDLYDTGGGQPGSQPKTKAPTSKYGVAVRVQGIAGQPYVVLKDGKKGDSYGVQLRTQYPSGHSSLPRRREKAEPGTQGADGGGGQGGALRRAQSQGSLLDRDGEGGADSVDFQLSRPPGDGKSGSYGNLDGGIGVRGEREQVLRVGGREGDMERNMWDGSYKAGLNGSMGSVRSTQSYPDPPQQTNEVHPNQRQTPVNSLINRFDGGNTGGQQRGLLPAQQDPRATSPLLTPNPYTSPPSSTHSSLGRSQAAVTKFPGHSANQWTSPGRYAAVEMPQASLTEAQVTPDLLLDQGQSAEMSGEEDQVMQTIYNILRQGTNESDVVIKHKVKVIFQKIQNLKQPKERPQEKWMLEKRELERKMAELQTALQEERRDSVSNSDPALKAELESCLDENLQLREMLDRKKKELNDTQSELTQLRMDRENAEARVREMEDHLAELQDELRRENGNKTDLMSYQAQLMEVCQLKQKLEETLRQRERELTALKGALKEEVATHDKEIEVLREQYSADMEKLRSSMEQVSQSHAGIEAERLRVNASVRSLQQQLEDCRDESSHWMEQFHATRDELRTTKQELLQARLEKEEFEEELKELQEKVSTMKQQIPDPSHTQTLNQELQRCNAELQKAKSEVEKQRTEFDKKVMEVISIKKAHQNQEAELKYETDRLKDQLQRVREDFAKAQEKNKRLPDPAIISELEQKLDETRSEASQLKETLSLAEEELEASKARLNRAQMDVKSLQDAKQEQEEANTRLKEKFSRLESQLQINATESSEAELALHTEVRGLRSELDEIKRKASRLSQEHRELSLRLEDTEKDKETLKQTINQLEETKRQQERALEKLNKEYESLTVSSREEVQALRVQQEEQRERARKEMQEAQRHGNEAQSELERSHINLRRLEEEMSRQKKELLLVCEERDNHQLDKELLTNRMCHLEGEIVASKNSHNEKTREIRILEDKLKRMELELEEEKNSVEMLTDRVARSRDQIDQLRSELMQERSSKQDLELDKNAMERHLKELRSRVADMEGQSRSSAGVSQLENKIQELEERLRSEEREKTSVLASQRRLERKLKELNITLDEERQTHIEQRDQLALRVKALKRQVDEGETELERIDGMRRKAQRDMEEQMELKEALQTRVTALETDLKRKTQAAMRPLLDSSALSSDDDDSLYDPSTITSILTESNLQTSSC is encoded by the exons CATGAGCACACCATCTTCAGGTCGGAAGACCCCAGTGGACTGTGGTGTCCAGATCCGCTTCATCAATGACCTCTATGACACTGGCGGTGGGCAGCCTGGGTCCCAGCCCAAGACCAAGGCCCCCACCTCCAAGTACGGTGTAGCGGTCAGGGTGCAGGGTATTGCTGGCCAGCCATATGTGGTCCTGAAGGATGGAAAGAAAGGCGACTCGTATGGGGTCCAGCTCAGGACCCAGTACCCCTCTGGTCACAGCAGCCTTCCACggaggagagagaaggcagAGCCAGGAACACAGGGggcagatggaggaggagggcagggaGGCGCACTACGCCGAGCCCAGTCCCAGGGCTCGCTACTGGACagggatggagagggaggggcAGACAGTGTCGATTTTCAGTTGTCTAGGCCACCAGGGGATGGGAAGTCTGGTAGTTATGGAAATCTGGATGGAGGAATTGGAgtaagaggggagagagagcaggttCTGCGTGTCGGTGGTAGAGAGGGCGACATGGAAAGGAATATGTGGGATGGTTCGTACAAAGCAGGGCTTAACGGGTCAATGGGGTCAGTGAGGAGCACTCAGTCCTACCCTGACCCTCCTCAGCAAACAAATGAGGTTCACCCTAATCAGAGACAGACTCCTGTCAACAGTCTAATAAACAGGTTTGATGGTGGTAATACTGGAGGCCAACAGAGAGGACTCCTTCCTGCACAACAAGATCCCAGAGCTacatctcctctcctcacccccAACCCCTACACCTCACCTCCGTCCTCAACTCACAGCAGCTTGGGACGCAGCCAGGCCGCTGTCACCAAATTTCCTGGACACTCCGCTAATCAGTGGACTTCGCCAGGGAGATATGCCGCTGTGGAGATGCCGCAGGCCAGTCTGACTGAGGCACAA GTGACTCCTGACCTTTTGCTGGACCAGGGTCAGAGTGCAGAGATGAGCGGTGAGGAGGACCAGGTCATGCAGACTATATACAACATCCTGAGACAAGG GACCAACGAGAGTGATGTTGTCATCAAACACAAAGTCAAGGTCATCTTTCAGAAAATTCAGAATCTAAAG CAGCCCAAAGAAAGACCCCAGGAAAAGTGGATGTTGGAAAAGAGGGAGCTTGAAAGAAAGATGGCTGAACTACAAACTGCCCTGCAGGAGGAAAGAAGG GACTCTGTTAGCAATTCTGATCCTGCTCTGAAAGCTGAGCTGGAGTCCTGTCTGGATGAAAATCTGCAGCTCCGGGAGATGCTGGACCGGAAGAAAAAAGAATTGAATGACACACAATCAGA GCTGACTCAGCTGCGTATGGATAGGGAGAACGCAGAGGCACGGGTCAGAGAAATGGAGGACCATCTGGCTGAGCTTCAGGATGAATTGAGAAGAGAGAATGGCAACAAGACG GACCTGATGTCTTATCAAGCACAGCTGATGGAGGTATGCCAGCTGAAACAGAAGCTGGAGGAGACgctaagacagagagagagggagctaaCGGCTCTCAAAGGAGCTCTGAAGGAGGAGGTGGCCACACATGACAAAGAGATCGAGGTGCTCCGAGAGCAGTACAGTGCTGACATGGAGAAGCTCCGCAGCAGCATGGAGCAGGTGTCTCAg TCTCACGCAGGGATTGAGGCAGAGCGGTTGCGTGTAAATGCATCAGTTCGCTCCCTACAGCAGCAGTTGGAAGACTGTAGAGACGAGAGTAGCCACTGGATGGAGCAGTTTCACGCCACCAGAGACGAACTTCGAACAACTAAACAAGA ACTCCTGCAAGCCCGTCTGGAAAAAGAGGAGTTTGAGGAGGAACTAAAGGAGCTCCAGGAGAAAGTGAGCACCATGAAACAACAGATACCAGACCCTAGccacacacagactctcaaTCAG GAACTTCAGCGATGCAATGCTGAACTACAGAAGGCCAAGTCTGAAGTAGAGAAGCAGAGGACGGAGTTTGACAAGAAAGTCATGGAGGTCATCTCCATAAAAAAAGCTCACCAGAACCAGGAGGCAGAACTTAAGTATGAGACTGACAGGCTAAAGGACCAATTacagagagtcagagaggaTTTTGCCAAAGCGCAGGAGAAAAACAAACGG CTCCCAGACCCAGCCATCATCTCAGAGCTGGAGCAGAAGCTTGATGAGACACGTAGTGAAGCTAGCCAGCTCAAAGAGACACTCTCATTAGCTGAGGAGGAACTGGAGGCCAGTAAAGCTCGTCTCAATAGAGCTCAGATGGACGTTAAATCGTTGCAAGATGCcaagcaggagcaggaggaggccAACACACGTCTCAAAGAGAAATTCTCACGGTTAGAG TCTCAGCTGCAAATCAATGCCACAGAGAGCTCAGAGGCAGAGCTCGCCCTCCACACTGAGGTGAGAGGGCTGAGATCTGAGCTAGATGAGATCAAGAGAAAGGCTTCCAGACTGAGCCAGGAGCACCGTGAACTTAGCCTGCGTCTGGAGGATACggagaaagacaaggagacACTCAAACAGACCATCAACCAGCTGGAAGAGACCAAACGACAGCAGGAGAGAGCTCTGGAAAAACTCAACAAAGAG TATGAGTCTCTGACCGTGTCCTCAAGAGAGGAGGTGCAGGCTCTCAGGGttcagcaggaggagcagagagagagagcacgcAAGGAAATGCAGGAGGCGCAACGTCACGGAAACGAAGCTCAGAGTGAACTGGAAAGAAGTCATATAAATCTAAGGAGACTGGAGgaagaa ATGTCGCGACAGAAAAAGGAGCTTCTGCTTGtatgtgaggagagagacaaccACCAGCTGGATAAAGAGCTTCTCACCAACAGAATGTGCCACCTTGAGGGAGAGATAGTTGCCAGCAAAAACAGCCACAATGAGAAAACCCGGGAGATTCGCATCCTGGAG GACAAGCTGAAGCGTATGGAgttggagctggaggaggagaaaaacagcGTGGAGATGCTAACAGACCGAGTGGCCAGGAGCAGAGACCAGATCGATCAGCTCCGCTCTGAGCTCATGCAGGAGAGATCTTCTAAACAGGACCTGGAGCTGGACAAGAACGCCATGGAgagacat ctgaaggAGCTGAGGAGTCGTGTGGCTGACATGGAGGGCCAGTCTCGCTCCTCAGCAGGAGTCTCCCAGCTGGAGAACAAGATCCAGGAGCTGGAAGAACGCCTACGGAGTGAGGAAAG GGAGAAGACCTCTGTGTTGGCGTCTCAACGACGTCTGGAGAGGAAACTGAAAGAACTCAACATAACGCTGGATGAGGAAAGACAAACGCACATTGAACAGAGAGACCAG CTTGCTCTGAGAGTGAAAGCTCTAAAGAGGCAGGTGgatgaaggagagacagagctgGAAAGGATAGATGGAATGAGGAGAAAGGCTCAGAGAGACATGGAGGAACAGATGGAGCTCAAAGAGGCCTTGCAGACCAGAGTCACAGCACTGGAAACTGATCTCAA GAGAAAAACCCAGGCAGCAATGCGCCCACTTTTGGATTCATCAGCCCTCAGCTCAGATGACGACGACAGCCTGTATGATCcctccaccatcacctccatccTCACTGAGAGCAACCTCCAGACCAGCTCCTGTTAA